A single Streptococcus thermophilus DNA region contains:
- a CDS encoding VirD4-like conjugal transfer protein, CD1115 family has translation MITEQKKRKFLPYFIVGLLLFYVVHWLVKLYDLAPATEGVIFFDEARLDWMTANWSSKSLIDFSVTQSSLYGGGIAFFIVLMFYFRVNDKGRYRYGEEYGSARYATSKEIASFRDKDSENDMIFSQNARMGLFNKRLPFNRQLNKNTLTVGLPGDGKTFTFVKPNLMQMNSSFVITDPKGLLVRETGKMLEANGYKIKVFDLVNLTNSNQFNVFHYMHDELDIDRVASAIKEGTKVSDNIGEDFWNKAEILLMRALIGYLYFDGKVLGKYEPNIGQVSDLLRNIQREDEDIPSPVERMFEELEEELPGNYANRQWELFIKNAEGKTASSVRFISSTVFSSFDHEAVRKLTARDSMEMEKWQTEKTAVFIAIPETDKSFNFIATTMFAMMFRQLPMTADEILQGNHPTCEPEDLLHIRLILDEFANFGRFPNFTETLSSVRSREISIDIIIQAISQLKTLYKDQWETIFNNCATLVYLGTNDKETMNYFSMRSGKQTINVKNQSQTRGAQGSSSQSIQTIQRDLLTPDEVARIGVDEALIFISKQNVFRDKKTNVLQHPRAKELANSPSDGNWYRYIRTMSDMDDWDANVNHDRVINTTEKQVLEADLPFSLAS, from the coding sequence ATGATTACAGAACAGAAAAAACGTAAATTTCTCCCTTACTTTATTGTGGGGTTGCTTCTCTTCTATGTGGTGCATTGGTTGGTTAAACTTTATGACCTAGCCCCTGCGACAGAAGGGGTCATCTTTTTTGATGAAGCCCGTTTAGACTGGATGACAGCTAACTGGTCAAGCAAGTCTTTGATTGATTTTTCGGTCACTCAATCTAGCCTATATGGTGGGGGGATTGCTTTCTTTATCGTCCTGATGTTTTACTTTCGAGTCAACGACAAAGGGCGTTACCGCTACGGCGAGGAATACGGGTCGGCACGTTACGCAACGAGTAAGGAGATAGCTTCCTTCAGAGATAAAGACTCTGAAAATGATATGATTTTCAGCCAAAATGCACGGATGGGGTTATTTAATAAGCGACTTCCTTTTAACCGTCAACTCAACAAAAATACTTTGACAGTTGGTCTGCCTGGTGATGGTAAAACCTTTACCTTTGTAAAGCCCAACCTGATGCAGATGAACAGTTCATTTGTCATCACAGACCCTAAAGGACTTCTTGTCCGAGAAACAGGTAAGATGCTTGAAGCTAACGGCTATAAAATCAAGGTCTTTGACCTGGTAAACCTGACTAATTCTAATCAGTTTAATGTCTTTCACTATATGCACGATGAATTAGATATTGATAGGGTTGCTTCTGCTATTAAGGAAGGGACAAAAGTTTCAGACAACATAGGAGAAGACTTTTGGAACAAGGCTGAAATTCTTTTGATGCGTGCTTTGATAGGCTATCTCTATTTTGATGGTAAAGTTTTAGGAAAATATGAGCCAAATATCGGTCAGGTTTCAGATTTGCTTCGAAATATCCAACGTGAAGACGAGGATATTCCAAGTCCAGTTGAAAGAATGTTTGAAGAGTTAGAGGAGGAATTACCAGGTAATTATGCAAACAGACAATGGGAACTATTTATTAAAAATGCTGAAGGAAAGACAGCTAGTTCAGTTAGATTTATCTCTTCAACAGTTTTTTCATCTTTTGACCATGAAGCAGTAAGGAAACTGACTGCCCGTGACTCAATGGAAATGGAAAAATGGCAGACGGAGAAAACAGCGGTCTTTATTGCAATCCCTGAAACAGACAAATCTTTCAACTTTATTGCAACTACCATGTTTGCCATGATGTTTAGGCAACTACCAATGACCGCCGATGAAATTCTTCAGGGAAATCACCCCACTTGTGAACCTGAAGACCTACTCCATATTAGACTTATCTTAGATGAGTTTGCCAACTTTGGACGATTTCCAAATTTTACAGAAACGCTCTCTTCAGTTCGTTCACGTGAAATTTCTATTGATATTATCATTCAGGCTATCAGCCAACTGAAAACACTTTATAAAGACCAGTGGGAAACTATCTTCAATAACTGCGCTACCCTGGTTTACCTGGGAACAAATGACAAGGAAACAATGAATTACTTCTCCATGCGGAGTGGTAAACAGACTATCAATGTCAAGAATCAGTCCCAAACCAGGGGGGCGCAAGGCTCAAGCAGTCAGTCTATTCAAACCATCCAACGTGACCTCTTGACACCTGATGAGGTTGCCCGTATAGGAGTTGATGAAGCACTTATCTTCATCTCAAAACAAAATGTCTTCAGGGATAAGAAGACCAACGTTCTTCAGCATCCACGGGCAAAAGAACTGGCAAATAGCCCAAGTGATGGTAATTGGTATCGTTACATTCGCACCATGTCAGATATGGATGATTGGGATGCTAACGTGAACCATGATAGGGTGATTAACACCACAGAAAAACAAGTCTTAGAAGCTGACTTGCCTTTTAGTCTAGCTTCTTAA
- a CDS encoding LPXTG cell wall anchor domain-containing protein, giving the protein MKKWTKLITLSSVAVLASASPLTAFADENAPVTSDVPAVVTTPEVPTDTSSAPSDDTVVPTVPETPTETPSTPEPNTNEPAETTPSTEVTPPSTEETSLPSTEDNSASEPSSTEAPTQDADTTTEPNTNEPAEKNTVTVPTIDGGSTTLTPDVTVPTNNPNISAQTAVDAGASQVGTTSTVTGQVVSNVAPSAPVYTNTGYQIVTTQDSQVIVAYSDGSTSTLAPEAVGGTVNADKTISITDQTGEMKTLPHTGEKEEALMTLAGTSILAGLMAYFFKKRTLKSN; this is encoded by the coding sequence ATGAAAAAATGGACAAAACTTATCACTTTATCATCAGTAGCGGTGCTTGCTTCAGCAAGCCCTCTGACTGCATTTGCAGATGAAAACGCCCCTGTAACGTCTGATGTGCCTGCGGTTGTGACCACGCCTGAAGTGCCAACGGATACCTCTTCAGCGCCTTCAGATGATACCGTTGTTCCAACTGTTCCTGAAACCCCAACTGAAACACCAAGCACACCTGAACCAAACACAAATGAGCCTGCGGAAACAACACCTTCAACTGAAGTCACACCGCCATCAACTGAAGAGACCTCTCTTCCTTCGACTGAAGACAATTCAGCTAGTGAGCCATCTTCAACTGAAGCACCTACCCAAGATGCTGACACGACAACTGAACCAAACACAAATGAGCCTGCGGAAAAAAACACGGTGACCGTTCCAACAATTGATGGTGGGTCAACGACTCTGACTCCTGATGTCACTGTTCCAACTAACAATCCTAATATTTCAGCTCAAACAGCAGTAGATGCAGGAGCTAGTCAAGTTGGTACAACTTCAACTGTCACAGGTCAAGTGGTCTCAAATGTAGCCCCATCAGCACCAGTTTATACAAACACAGGCTATCAGATTGTAACAACTCAAGATAGTCAAGTGATTGTCGCTTATTCAGATGGTTCAACAAGCACTCTTGCCCCTGAAGCAGTGGGAGGGACAGTTAATGCTGATAAGACCATCAGCATCACAGACCAAACAGGTGAAATGAAGACCTTGCCACACACGGGCGAGAAAGAAGAAGCGTTGATGACTCTTGCAGGGACAAGTATTCTTGCAGGACTGATGGCGTATTTCTTCAAGAAAAGAACACTTAAAAGCAACTAA
- a CDS encoding phage tail tip lysozyme — protein sequence MSRKTRQDLRDAKRDYKEAKSDLKTTKNGYKQAEKREFRLLKPKTDAEKRYLGQKQKARRQVASKELATLKEKKKTTKTKKRQAIQRNGGTGVQKVGRVAHYQASHFVDSAFEDNDVLEDITSARQNIRRTHAEIRQAKKIGSYTVKIGKGATRGVYGAGNHTYNLARGRGFTRTPVSNRWETKFKNKYQRLRARLRISKAGKTARTTKKVASTVSKPILTVLKNPLSAKAYLIMFLGFLIIALLGVVTGGGSSTVSQNEFDLTETWTYLSKIDREKSNDKVDYWTNIDEIMMFMGYKHEDFTLNSNYDSKDKKWYQFKHSYKELLSDLWKDLNGDKDNLKTMADIYTTTNNKYLKLSKDEIKDYDEILEQAKEVGYYVTYNDLDNPFTNEADDEKLDPIRIDKRFGYVSKNKMYNGSILQANQGDKLYAVMSGKVTIEGTDVTIKTSSAEFTYKKVARLRVKNGDLVKAGDEIGEVSESSGQEVYYKKLKDKKKKEWAWVNVGFYLPKVEYNQTTSVISDMNIEGDIAEKINNIYNYLKKQDPKVTKNGVSAMLGNFWTESSITAKRAEGDYLSPPVGASATSWDDPNWLSMEVYGGKYPNIVHRGLGLGQWTDTADGSTRHTALLNYAKSKGKKWYDLELQLDFMLHGDSPYYIKILNDVLHSNEDVNSLTTTFLVYWEGNSGDKLVQRQNNAQQVLAYLKNPTGGSTKGGSSTLQSSWGFPQEYASKLKSYPSSATVSALLDGNTYPIGQCTWYVYNRLVEAGSPHYNWLGNGQDWVRGLVARGWIFSDKPVAGSVVSVAGGFGYTLPQYGHVAYVEYVNEDGTFLISECNVSGIQNKIHWAVWTNQTYFTFAIPPK from the coding sequence TTGTCAAGAAAAACAAGACAAGACCTCCGAGATGCCAAGCGTGACTACAAGGAAGCCAAGTCTGACCTCAAGACAACGAAAAACGGCTATAAGCAGGCTGAAAAGAGGGAGTTTAGGCTTCTAAAACCCAAGACGGATGCTGAAAAGCGGTACTTGGGGCAGAAACAAAAGGCAAGACGGCAGGTTGCTAGCAAAGAATTAGCTACCCTGAAAGAAAAGAAGAAAACGACTAAGACCAAAAAGCGCCAAGCCATCCAACGTAACGGTGGGACTGGCGTTCAGAAGGTCGGAAGGGTTGCGCATTACCAGGCTTCTCACTTTGTTGATTCTGCTTTTGAAGATAATGACGTTCTTGAAGATATTACTTCAGCACGTCAAAATATCAGGCGCACACACGCTGAAATCAGGCAAGCTAAGAAGATTGGCAGTTACACTGTCAAGATAGGTAAAGGAGCGACTAGGGGCGTTTATGGGGCGGGAAACCACACCTATAATCTTGCCCGTGGTCGTGGGTTTACCAGGACTCCCGTTTCTAATCGATGGGAAACCAAATTTAAAAACAAGTATCAGCGGTTGCGTGCCAGATTAAGAATATCAAAAGCAGGCAAGACCGCTAGAACCACTAAGAAGGTTGCAAGCACTGTCAGCAAACCTATCTTGACCGTTCTCAAGAATCCGCTATCTGCTAAAGCTTATCTGATTATGTTTTTAGGCTTCCTGATTATCGCCCTTCTAGGAGTCGTCACAGGTGGCGGAAGCTCAACGGTTTCACAGAATGAATTTGACTTGACGGAAACCTGGACATACCTTTCCAAGATTGACCGTGAGAAGTCGAATGACAAGGTGGACTATTGGACAAACATTGACGAAATTATGATGTTCATGGGATATAAGCATGAAGACTTTACCCTTAATAGCAATTATGATTCCAAGGATAAGAAGTGGTATCAGTTCAAACATTCTTATAAGGAACTTTTGTCTGACCTTTGGAAAGACCTGAACGGTGACAAAGACAATCTGAAGACTATGGCTGATATTTACACGACAACCAACAATAAATATCTCAAACTTAGCAAAGATGAGATAAAGGACTATGATGAAATCTTGGAACAGGCAAAAGAAGTTGGCTACTATGTAACCTATAATGACCTGGACAACCCTTTTACTAATGAGGCTGATGATGAGAAGCTAGACCCTATCCGAATTGACAAGCGCTTTGGCTACGTTTCAAAAAACAAAATGTATAACGGTTCGATTTTACAAGCGAACCAGGGAGACAAACTTTATGCCGTCATGAGTGGCAAGGTCACAATCGAGGGGACAGATGTTACCATTAAGACCAGTTCTGCAGAGTTCACTTATAAAAAGGTGGCACGCCTTCGAGTGAAAAATGGTGATTTGGTCAAAGCAGGTGATGAGATTGGTGAGGTCAGCGAGTCATCAGGTCAAGAGGTCTATTATAAGAAACTCAAGGACAAGAAAAAGAAGGAATGGGCTTGGGTCAACGTTGGCTTTTACCTTCCTAAAGTGGAGTACAATCAAACAACGTCAGTCATTTCAGATATGAATATTGAGGGCGATATTGCCGAGAAAATCAATAATATCTATAACTATCTGAAGAAACAAGACCCTAAAGTAACCAAAAACGGCGTTTCAGCTATGTTAGGGAACTTTTGGACAGAATCCTCCATCACAGCCAAACGGGCTGAAGGAGACTATCTCAGCCCCCCTGTTGGTGCTTCAGCAACTTCTTGGGATGACCCTAATTGGTTAAGCATGGAAGTCTATGGCGGTAAGTATCCTAATATCGTTCATAGAGGACTAGGACTTGGTCAATGGACAGATACGGCAGACGGTTCAACCCGTCACACAGCCCTTCTGAACTATGCTAAGTCAAAAGGTAAAAAGTGGTACGATTTAGAGCTTCAGCTTGATTTCATGCTTCACGGGGATAGCCCTTATTACATTAAAATCCTGAATGACGTGCTACATTCTAATGAGGATGTCAATTCATTGACAACAACCTTCCTGGTCTATTGGGAAGGAAATTCAGGGGATAAGTTAGTTCAACGTCAGAACAACGCTCAACAAGTGCTTGCCTACCTTAAAAATCCAACGGGTGGCAGTACCAAAGGCGGAAGCTCAACCCTACAAAGCTCCTGGGGATTCCCTCAAGAGTATGCTTCAAAACTTAAAAGCTATCCTTCTTCAGCAACCGTGTCCGCTTTGCTTGATGGCAATACTTATCCAATCGGTCAATGTACCTGGTATGTCTATAATCGTCTTGTGGAAGCAGGTTCACCGCACTATAATTGGCTTGGAAATGGTCAAGATTGGGTGAGAGGACTAGTCGCTAGAGGATGGATATTCAGTGACAAACCAGTTGCAGGTTCTGTTGTATCAGTAGCAGGAGGATTTGGATATACGCTTCCACAATATGGACATGTAGCCTACGTGGAATATGTTAATGAGGATGGAACATTCCTTATCTCAGAATGTAATGTGAGTGGGATTCAAAATAAAATTCATTGGGCTGTATGGACTAACCAAACGTATTTTACTTTTGCTATTCCACCAAAATAA